A stretch of DNA from Clostridia bacterium:
CAATATTGACTTTTCAGTGACCAAGGATGGAAATATAATTGAAAACACTGTAGACAAAGATGGCAATAAAGCTGAAGGTACCAAGATTAACGGGGATACGGTTGACATATTGGGGTCTATGGATATCCCTGTTATTATAGGTATTGGAGACCCAGGGAAGATGAACGGCAAGGACTGCTGTGACAAAGGGGCTCCAATAATTACAAAGGCTATGAAAGAGATAATAGAAAGGAGCAGCATTATGTAGCTGCTCCTTATTTATTATGGATTTGTAGGTGTGGGAGTAGGTGTGGGTTCTACGCTGTTTTCATCGCCCTCCAGATCTTCCTCACCCTCTAACGGATCTTCGCCAATAGCTGGTTCTGTATGTTTATCGCAGAACTCTGTAGGTGCCTCATATATCAAATCGGCAGGTACTTGCTTCTGATCAGGTTGAGGAATAAAAGGTTCTGTCCTCTGTATAAACACTTTTGACTGAACTAATGTTGATGGACAATTGGGTGTCGCAAGCTTGCCTGTTTCCACGTCGACATCCTTTATAACATGAACATCACAGATACTTTCCGGTCCAGGTTCTGTGCCTTTTATAAAGATCTCCGACTTCACTGTTGAACCCCTGGGATCAAGGGCGCAAAGCTCGGAAGGTCTTTTGCCTGATACTGTGCAAATATTCACAGATACTAAGCCTCCTGGACGTTCGAAATCTTTCACCTTGAGATTTTTGTGGACTTCCTCCATTACAGCCTTCCAAAGCTTTGCAGGATAGCTGCCTCCAGTAAAGTTCATAGGTTTCGGGTCATCATGTCCTATCCAGACTGAGGTTGTATAGTAGGGGCTATAGCCAGTAAACCAGGCATCTTTGTTTGTTGTTGTAGTACCTGTTTTTCCTGCTACCGGCATCTTGGATAATGCAGCATTTCCACCTGTGCCGCCAGTTACAACACCCTTCATAATGTCTACCATAAGGTAAGAAACCTGTTCGCTTATAACTTTTGATTTTTCAGGCTTGTTTTCAAAGATTAAGTTTCCGTCCTTATCAAGAATCTTTGTAAAGGATATTGGTTTTATTAATATACCCTTATTGGGGAAGACGCTAAATGCTGCAGCCATTTCTATGGGCTTAACACCCTTGGTGACTCCACCAAGTGCAAGCGATGAAAGACCTTCGTCATTAGTGACCTTGTTATCAGCTTTTGTAACCATAGTTGTAATCCCAAACTTTTTGAGATATTCCAGGGAACGCTCTATGCCAATATCTTGAACTATTTTGACTGCAACGACATTAGTAGAATGTTTTATGCCCTCTCTCAAAGTCACAAGGCCTTTGAAGTTATTGCTGTAATTGCGGGGCTTGTAGTTGCCATAGGCAACAGGGGCATCATCTATAACTGTTCCAACGGTATAACCATTATCTAAAGCCGGGGCATAAGCAGCAAGAGGCTTTATTGTAGAACCGGGCTGCCTTAAGGATTGAGTAGCTCTATTGAGGCCTCTTCTGACCTTTTCGCTTCTGCCTCCCATAACTGCTTTGATTTCGCCAGTCCCATTTTCAATTATTATAACAGCAGCTTCAGGCTGTAATATACCGTTGCCATCTTCCTTGCTCTCAGGGAAGAGCTTGGTATTCTTGAAGGTTGCCTCAACCATATTCTGCATCTCTGTGTCTATAGTAGCTATTATTTTGAGCCCGCCGTTATAAAGCTTTATCTCAGCCTCTTCTTTACTAAGCCCAAGCTTTTTCTGCAGTGTGTCAATGACATCATTGATGATCATGTCGGAGAAGTATGTTGTTTCCACTTCTTTTTGAACTTTCGCCAGTTTGATTTCCTGCTTGGAAGTATCGTCATATTCTGATTGCGTAATAAAGCCTTGGCCAAGCATTTCTTTAAGGATTAAATCTTTTCTTTCCATAGACTTTGCAAAGTTTATATATGGAGAATATGCTGAAGGATAACGCGTAATACCTGCTATTGTTGCACATTCCGCAAGAGTAAGTTGATCTAGCTCCTTGCCGAAGTAATAAAGAGCCGCTGCCTTAACCCCTGCAACATTATGCCCAAGTCCTATTGTGTTCAG
This window harbors:
- a CDS encoding PBP1A family penicillin-binding protein, with the protein product MSDNETKTPRKGKKKKRTFSLNRFLKFIILSLLLVILLGGSIGLGTAYAWVKSAAPLNVNELFDLSQTTYIVDKNDKLIDNLHANENRTMVTIDQIPQDLQDAFIAIEDKRFLKHNGIDPYRIIGALKADLKTGELSQGASTITQQLIKNIYLTPDKKWKRKVVEMYYAIQLERRFRKEQILEAYLNTIGLGHNVAGVKAAALYYFGKELDQLTLAECATIAGITRYPSAYSPYINFAKSMERKDLILKEMLGQGFITQSEYDDTSKQEIKLAKVQKEVETTYFSDMIINDVIDTLQKKLGLSKEEAEIKLYNGGLKIIATIDTEMQNMVEATFKNTKLFPESKEDGNGILQPEAAVIIIENGTGEIKAVMGGRSEKVRRGLNRATQSLRQPGSTIKPLAAYAPALDNGYTVGTVIDDAPVAYGNYKPRNYSNNFKGLVTLREGIKHSTNVVAVKIVQDIGIERSLEYLKKFGITTMVTKADNKVTNDEGLSSLALGGVTKGVKPIEMAAAFSVFPNKGILIKPISFTKILDKDGNLIFENKPEKSKVISEQVSYLMVDIMKGVVTGGTGGNAALSKMPVAGKTGTTTTNKDAWFTGYSPYYTTSVWIGHDDPKPMNFTGGSYPAKLWKAVMEEVHKNLKVKDFERPGGLVSVNICTVSGKRPSELCALDPRGSTVKSEIFIKGTEPGPESICDVHVIKDVDVETGKLATPNCPSTLVQSKVFIQRTEPFIPQPDQKQVPADLIYEAPTEFCDKHTEPAIGEDPLEGEEDLEGDENSVEPTPTPTPTNP